The following are from one region of the Achromobacter xylosoxidans genome:
- a CDS encoding CinA family protein, with the protein MNGQQESTRPNLSAEQLAQATSLALAERLGETLRRKGWMLGTAESCTGGLLAGAMTAVAGSSDWFERGFVTYSNEAKVAELDVSPDALHHFGAVSEPVALEMANGVLLASPAAHVAVSTTGIAGPGGATPGKPVGMVCFGFAQRSGEGISSRAVTHVFPGDRAQVRQAAVDYALRGLLELLGAPVNRR; encoded by the coding sequence ATGAACGGACAACAAGAAAGCACCCGGCCCAATCTGTCGGCCGAACAGTTGGCGCAAGCCACCTCGCTGGCGCTGGCCGAACGGCTGGGCGAAACGCTGCGGCGCAAGGGCTGGATGCTGGGCACGGCGGAATCCTGCACCGGCGGCCTGTTGGCCGGGGCGATGACGGCGGTGGCCGGTTCCAGCGACTGGTTCGAGCGCGGCTTCGTGACCTACAGCAACGAAGCCAAGGTTGCTGAACTGGACGTGTCGCCCGATGCCTTGCATCACTTTGGCGCCGTCAGCGAACCGGTGGCGCTGGAGATGGCCAACGGCGTGCTGCTGGCGTCCCCCGCCGCGCATGTTGCGGTGTCCACGACCGGCATTGCCGGGCCGGGCGGCGCGACGCCGGGCAAGCCGGTGGGCATGGTGTGCTTTGGCTTTGCGCAGCGTTCGGGCGAAGGCATCAGCAGCCGCGCCGTCACACACGTGTTCCCGGGCGACCGCGCGCAAGTGCGCCAGGCGGCGGTGGACTACGCGCTGCGCGGGCTGCTGGAATTGTTGGGAGCGCCGGTCAACCGGCGCTGA
- the ribBA gene encoding bifunctional 3,4-dihydroxy-2-butanone-4-phosphate synthase/GTP cyclohydrolase II, with amino-acid sequence MSVQLSPLPGSEPESFGIATVAEIIAELRAGRIVILVDEEDRENEGDLVMAAEFVTPEAINFMVTHGRGLVCLTLTEERCRQLDLPLMAARNGTRYGTNFTQSIEAAEGVETGISAADRARTIQVAVARDAKPADLVQPGHIFPVRAVPGGVLVRAGHTEAGCDLTAMAGLTPAAVICEILKPDGTMARLPDLVQFAREHGLKIGTIADLIQYRSEHESIVKRVGKRTMQTAWGEFEAVAYEDAATGSAHLALVHGNVTPDAETLVRVHEPASVLDVLDTGASPHSWGVAQALQAIAAAPAGVLVLMNCQSSTEHLFGQIAGWNDPKAQANPGNADRYGLRTYGIGAQILRDLHVGQMKLLARPRKMPSMAGFSLTITGYDCDPPNTPATH; translated from the coding sequence ATGTCCGTCCAGTTGTCCCCTTTGCCCGGCTCCGAGCCGGAATCCTTCGGCATCGCTACGGTTGCCGAGATCATCGCCGAGCTGCGCGCCGGCCGCATCGTCATCCTGGTTGACGAGGAAGACCGTGAAAACGAGGGCGACCTGGTCATGGCCGCCGAATTCGTCACGCCCGAAGCGATCAACTTCATGGTGACGCACGGCCGCGGCCTGGTCTGCCTGACCTTGACCGAAGAGCGCTGCCGCCAGCTCGATCTGCCCCTGATGGCGGCCCGCAACGGGACGCGCTACGGCACCAACTTCACCCAGTCGATCGAGGCCGCCGAAGGCGTCGAGACCGGCATTTCGGCCGCCGACCGCGCCCGCACCATCCAGGTGGCGGTGGCGCGCGATGCCAAGCCGGCTGACCTGGTCCAGCCCGGCCACATCTTCCCGGTGCGCGCCGTGCCCGGCGGCGTGCTGGTGCGCGCCGGCCACACCGAGGCGGGCTGCGACCTGACCGCCATGGCCGGCCTGACGCCCGCCGCCGTGATCTGCGAAATCCTCAAGCCCGACGGCACCATGGCCCGCCTGCCGGACCTGGTGCAGTTCGCCCGCGAACACGGCCTGAAGATCGGCACCATCGCCGACCTGATCCAGTACCGCAGCGAACACGAATCCATCGTCAAGCGGGTGGGCAAGCGCACCATGCAGACCGCCTGGGGCGAATTCGAGGCCGTGGCCTATGAAGACGCCGCCACCGGCTCCGCCCATTTGGCGCTGGTGCATGGTAACGTGACTCCCGACGCCGAGACGCTGGTGCGCGTGCACGAGCCGGCCTCCGTGCTGGACGTGCTGGACACTGGCGCCAGCCCGCACAGTTGGGGCGTGGCGCAGGCCTTGCAGGCCATCGCGGCCGCACCCGCCGGGGTGCTGGTGCTGATGAACTGCCAGTCGTCCACGGAACACCTGTTTGGTCAGATCGCTGGCTGGAACGACCCGAAGGCCCAGGCCAACCCCGGCAATGCCGACCGCTACGGCCTGCGTACCTACGGGATTGGCGCCCAGATTCTGCGTGACCTGCACGTGGGCCAGATGAAGCTGCTGGCCCGCCCGCGCAAGATGCCCAGCATGGCGGGCTTCTCGCTCACCATTACGGGTTACGATTGCGACCCTCCGAATACTCCCGCAACACACTGA
- the thiL gene encoding thiamine-phosphate kinase has translation MASEFDLIARYFTRAAPAGLLGVGDDCALFPVPPGEQVATSTDLLLEGRHFFPDVDPKSLGHKALAVNLSDLAAMGARPIGCVLGLALPRLDEPWLAAFAEGFHALAAAHGCPLIGGDTTRSAHDLAISVTVFGGVPAGRALRRDGAQAGDDIWVSGELGAADVAYRLLDGQYPADAALLAATRGALEWPEPQVALGLALRGIAHAAIDISDGLLQDLGHILAASRVGATLHYAAMPVSPALTGLQEAPLRRAVLGGGDVYQLCFTAPASRREAVLAAAAAAGARVTRVGQIQAQPGLSVLDGQGQPLNDLPAGFDHFPAA, from the coding sequence TTGGCGTCCGAATTTGATTTGATCGCGCGCTATTTCACCCGCGCGGCTCCTGCCGGCCTGCTGGGCGTGGGCGATGATTGCGCCCTGTTCCCGGTCCCTCCCGGCGAACAGGTGGCCACCAGCACGGACCTGCTGCTGGAAGGCCGCCATTTCTTTCCCGATGTGGATCCGAAGTCGCTGGGGCACAAGGCCCTGGCGGTGAACCTGTCCGACCTGGCCGCCATGGGCGCGCGCCCCATCGGTTGCGTGCTGGGCCTGGCCTTGCCGCGGCTGGACGAGCCCTGGCTGGCGGCGTTTGCCGAAGGCTTCCACGCGCTGGCCGCCGCCCATGGCTGCCCCCTGATCGGCGGCGACACGACGCGTAGCGCGCATGACCTTGCCATCAGCGTCACCGTGTTCGGCGGCGTGCCTGCCGGGCGGGCATTGCGCCGGGATGGCGCCCAGGCTGGCGACGACATCTGGGTATCCGGCGAGCTGGGGGCGGCCGACGTGGCCTACCGCCTGCTGGACGGCCAGTACCCTGCCGATGCGGCGCTGCTCGCGGCGACGCGCGGCGCGCTGGAATGGCCTGAGCCTCAGGTAGCGCTGGGTCTGGCCTTGCGTGGCATCGCCCATGCCGCCATCGACATTTCCGACGGACTGCTGCAGGACCTGGGCCATATCCTGGCTGCCAGCCGCGTGGGCGCCACGCTACATTACGCCGCGATGCCCGTGTCACCCGCCCTGACTGGCCTGCAAGAAGCGCCGCTGCGCCGCGCGGTGCTGGGTGGCGGCGACGTCTACCAGCTATGCTTTACCGCGCCCGCCTCCCGGCGCGAGGCCGTGCTTGCGGCGGCGGCTGCGGCCGGCGCGCGCGTGACGCGCGTGGGGCAGATCCAGGCGCAGCCGGGCTTGTCCGTGCTGGACGGCCAGGGCCAGCCCCTGAACGACCTGCCGGCCGGTTTCGATCATTTTCCCGCGGCCTGA
- the nusB gene encoding transcription antitermination factor NusB, giving the protein MTTKKTTTSADSAAQARANARSARRRAREFALQGVYAWLLRGGEGTQDAGEIDAHLRDTEDFSEADAQWFKTLLHGVLREAPALRQRFTPYVDRPLAELSPVEHGILLIGSFELIHHVEVPYKVAINEAVELAKSFGGTDGFKFVNGVLDKLAADVRAHEVNKR; this is encoded by the coding sequence TTGACGACGAAGAAGACGACGACCAGCGCTGATAGCGCGGCGCAGGCCCGCGCCAACGCGCGCAGCGCGCGCCGCCGTGCACGCGAATTCGCCCTGCAGGGCGTGTACGCGTGGCTGCTGCGCGGCGGCGAGGGTACGCAGGACGCCGGCGAGATCGACGCCCATCTGCGCGACACCGAGGATTTTTCCGAGGCCGACGCGCAGTGGTTCAAGACCTTGCTGCATGGCGTGCTGCGCGAAGCGCCCGCGCTGCGCCAGCGTTTCACGCCCTACGTCGACCGTCCGTTGGCCGAACTGTCGCCTGTCGAGCATGGCATCCTGCTGATCGGCAGCTTCGAACTGATCCATCATGTCGAAGTGCCGTACAAGGTCGCCATCAATGAAGCTGTCGAACTGGCCAAATCGTTCGGCGGCACCGACGGTTTTAAGTTCGTCAACGGCGTGCTCGACAAGCTGGCGGCCGACGTGCGCGCCCACGAAGTCAATAAGAGGTAA
- a CDS encoding phosphatidylglycerophosphatase A, producing the protein MRDRARTAYPPLSWVCRDPGRLIAFGFGSGLIRPASGTWGTLLAWAIWVAAAPAASDWAIGAFLALAFLYGCWACHRVGRELQQSDHVGMVWDEMVAFWLVLWLTPAGWLPQALAFVLFRTFDIVKPPPIKFFDAHIKGGFGVMWDDIVAAGYALLIMALVVRTGVLG; encoded by the coding sequence ATGCGCGACCGCGCCCGGACTGCCTACCCGCCCTTGTCCTGGGTCTGCCGCGATCCGGGCCGGCTCATCGCGTTCGGCTTCGGCAGCGGCCTGATCCGGCCGGCCTCCGGCACCTGGGGCACGCTGCTGGCTTGGGCAATCTGGGTCGCCGCGGCACCCGCCGCGTCGGACTGGGCGATCGGCGCATTCCTGGCGCTGGCATTTTTATACGGCTGCTGGGCTTGCCATCGCGTCGGCCGTGAACTCCAGCAGTCGGATCATGTCGGAATGGTCTGGGACGAGATGGTGGCGTTCTGGCTGGTGCTCTGGCTGACGCCCGCGGGCTGGTTGCCGCAGGCGCTGGCGTTCGTGCTGTTCCGCACGTTCGACATCGTCAAGCCGCCTCCCATCAAGTTCTTCGACGCCCACATCAAGGGCGGTTTCGGCGTGATGTGGGACGATATCGTGGCGGCCGGATATGCCCTGCTGATCATGGCGCTGGTCGTGCGCACAGGAGTCTTGGGATGA
- the ribH gene encoding 6,7-dimethyl-8-ribityllumazine synthase — protein sequence MNPYILTPDLNGEGLHIGIVRARFNEEIGQAELEACLKELAELGVDERDVMVATVPGALELGVALSHMAETFEFDALIALGAVIRGETYHFEVVSNEMATAITRISLETGIPVANGVLTVDTDEQAQARAAGKGRDCAQVAVEMANLVAALEPEEEDEDDEDEDEDFDDEEDDDQR from the coding sequence ATGAACCCTTACATCCTTACCCCCGACCTGAACGGCGAAGGGCTGCACATCGGCATCGTACGCGCCCGCTTCAACGAGGAAATCGGCCAGGCCGAACTCGAAGCGTGCCTGAAGGAACTGGCCGAACTGGGCGTGGACGAGCGCGACGTCATGGTCGCCACCGTTCCGGGCGCCCTGGAACTGGGCGTGGCCCTGTCCCACATGGCCGAAACGTTTGAATTCGACGCCCTGATCGCGCTGGGCGCGGTCATCCGCGGCGAGACCTATCACTTTGAAGTGGTCAGCAATGAAATGGCCACGGCAATCACCCGTATTTCCCTGGAAACCGGCATCCCCGTCGCCAACGGCGTGCTGACCGTCGATACCGACGAGCAGGCGCAGGCGCGCGCGGCCGGCAAGGGCCGCGATTGCGCCCAGGTGGCCGTTGAAATGGCCAACCTGGTGGCGGCCCTGGAGCCCGAGGAAGAAGACGAAGACGACGAAGACGAGGACGAAGATTTTGACGACGAAGAAGACGACGACCAGCGCTGA